In Halichondria panicea chromosome 9, odHalPani1.1, whole genome shotgun sequence, a genomic segment contains:
- the LOC135341385 gene encoding transcriptional coactivator YAP1-like: MDSPQDSLNLDMKSVQISEAPNSKDHLDALFEVLVSRQDQPKTQPMIDRKLPRSFYDASAPDKLAGIRLGPSINVGPPPGPNEHLRSFSMPARMDHSRQFSEGSLGPIPSGWEAAKTPDGISYFIDHNTRTTTWEDPRKGGRGGRPSIQMPPGHPLPPMPPYTHQNQSQHMQHQFHQQQQPLEASPLPDGWQKAFTAEGEIYYVNHKNRTTSWFHPSLPQHHHSHSYAPGMSRGLPMPPYTGYPQPNSLVPHPRQFDIQYQQNMAAGGNEPPRVPATLYSDPYLSSSHVRQASHDSALHVRQASHDSGLGAPGLPYQSEAMEFDEGMDVSASVQSSKSSFSGHVPPNRTVEYEGMNSLGVDTGLPESQHMMSNEQPMHEQLEGDLERLAWV; encoded by the exons CGCCACAAGACAGCCTTAACCTTGATATGAAATCAGTACAGATATCAGAGGCACCCAACTCAAAAGATCATCTCGATGCCTTGTTTGAAGTACTCGTGTCGCGACAGGACCAGCCCAAAACACAGCCCATGATCGACAGAAAACTACCCAGGTCATTCTACGACGCCAGTGCCCCCGACAAGCTCGCAGGGATCCGTCTGGGCCCCAGTATCAATGTAGGCCCGCCCCCAGGGCCTAATGAACACTTGAGATCATTCTCCATGCCTGCTAGAATGGACCACAGTCGGCAGTTCTCGGAAGGATCCCTCGGGCCAATACCGTCCGGGTGGGAGGCAGCCAAGACCCCTGACGGAATCAGTTACTTTATCGA TCACAACACGCGGACTACAACTTGGGAAGACCCCCGCAAGGGGGGCCGAGGGGGGCGACCGTCGATTCAAATGCCCCCCggacaccccctccccccaatgCCTCCCTACACACATCAGAACCAATCACAACACATGCAGCATCAGTTTCATCAACAGCAACAACCACTCGAAGCTTCCCCTCTACCCGACGGTTGGCAAAAAGCATTCACGGCCGAAGGAGAAATCTATTATGTCAATCACAAGAATCGCACAACGAGTTGGTTCCACCCCTCACTCCCCCAACACCATCACTCTCACTCGTACGCCCCGGGCATGTCCAGAGGCCTTCCAATGCCTCCGTACACTGGCTACCCACAGCCCAACTCACTTGTACCGCACCCTCGACAGTTCGACATTCAGTATCAACAGAACATGGCCGCAGGGGGAAACGAACCTCCCCGCGTCCCGGCCACTCTCTACAGTGACCCTTACCTCTCCAGCAGTCACGTTCGACAGGCGTCTCACGATTCTGCTCTACACGTTCGACAAGCCTCACACGATTCTGGCCTGGGGGCACCTGGCCTTCCGTATCAGTCCGAGGCAATGGAGTTTGACGAAGGAATGGATGTTTCAGCGAGTGTACAATCGTCCAAGTCGAGTTTCAGCGGTCACGTTCCCCCGAACCGTACGGTTGAGTATGAAGGCATGAACTCACTGGGTGTGGACACTGGACTACCTGAGTCACAGCATATGATGTCTAATGAACAACCAATGCACGAGCAATTGGAGGGAGACCTGGAACGTTTGGCTTGGGTGTAG
- the LOC135341366 gene encoding glutamine--fructose-6-phosphate aminotransferase [isomerizing] 2-like — translation MCGIFGYLNYLTPRTRQFILESLIKGLQRLEYRGYDSAGVAFDTDDQDGQGLAKIRLVKTKGKVCVLNESIFSAEDLNLDSEMATHVGIAHTRWATHGVPNFVNSHPQRSDLDNGFLVVHNGIITNYKDIKQFLEERGFSFESDTDTEVIPKLMKYFYDSQCADDGDKPTLRELLEQVVQQLEGAFALVCKSAFFPGEIAAARRGSPLLIGIKSDNGPADNIDVLYTSPFRSPQADPFDVLEDYSAGLSVPEEPSPPKITRPDMIRTNSITIINPDSCNKDIRAEYFFASDASAIIEHTNRVVYLEDEDVAAVSSDGVLTIHRLKRGGAMQRKVHTLKMKLQEIMKGSYKYFMQKEIFEQPESVVNTMRGRVLYDQHKVVLGGLNSHISVIRRCRRLIFIACGTSYHSALATRQLVEELTELPVMVELSSDFMDRTTPIFRDDVTFFISQSGETADTLNAMRYCKSKGALVVGITNTVGSTISRETHCGIHVNAGPEIGVASTKAYTSQFIALVMFALVMSEDRVSMQPRRRQIMDCLKIIPDLIRETLSLDSKISDLAKQLYEQKSLIVMGRGYNYATCLEGALKIKELTYMHSEGILSGELKHGPLAMIDKHMPCIMVITKDNTYKKCLNALQQVSARSGQPIIICTKSDSDLTGKGSITMEVPQVVDCLQGVLTVIPLQLLSYHIATLKGFDVDCPRHLAKSVTVE, via the exons atgtgtg GAATATTCGGGTACCTCAACTACTTGACCCCTAGAACGCGTCAGTTCATCTTGGAGAGTCTGATTAAAGGCCTCCAGAGGCTAGAGTATCGAGGGTACGACTCTGCAGGTGTGGCATTTGACACTGACGACCAGGATGGGCAGGGACTGGCCAAAATCAG ACTGGTGAAAACCAAGGGCAAAGTGTGTGTCCTCAACGAGTCCATATTCT CTGCAGAGGATCTTAACTTGGACAGTGAGATGGCTACACATGTGGGCATTGCTCACACCAGATGGGCCACTCATGGAGTCCCTAACTTTGTCAACTCACATCCACAGAGATCGGACCTTGACAATG GTTTTCTGGTGGTACATAATGGGATCATCACCAACTACAAAGATATCAAGCAGTTCCTG GAGGAGAGAGGTTTCAGTTTTGAATCAGATACAGACACTGAAGTCATACCAAAGCTTATGAAGTACTTCTATGACTCTCAG tgtgcaGATGATGGTGACAAGCCCACTTTGAGGGAGCTGTTGGAACAGGTTGTTCAGCAACTG GAAGGTGCATTTGCTCTTGTGTGTAAGAGTGCCTTCTTCCCTGGAGAGATAGCTGCTGCCAG GAGGGGGAGCCCCTTACTGATAGGCATCAAGAGTGACAATGGGCCAGCTGACAATATTGACGTCCTCTACACGTCACCATTCCGTTCTCCTCAAGCGGACCCGTTTGACGTGCTcgaag ACTATTCTGCTGGCCTCTCGGTCCCGGAGGAGCCATCACCTCCGAAGATCACTCGTCCAGACATGATCAGGACAAACAGCATCACTATCATCAACCCTGACTCCTGTAACAAGGACATACGGGCTGAGTACTTCTTTGCTTCAGATGCAAG tgccaTCATCGAGCACACCAATCGAGTGGTCTACCTCGAGGACGAGGACGTGGCAGCTGTCTCCTCTGATGGAG TGTTGACAATTCATCGACTCAAGAGAGGCGGTGCCATGCAGAGgaaggtacacacactcaaGATGAAGCTCCAAGAAATAATGAAAG GGAGCTACAAGTACTTCATGCAAAAGGAGATCTTTGAGCAGCCCGAGAGTGTGGTGAATACAATGAGGGGGCGTGTGTTATATGACCAGCACAAGG TGGTGCTGGGTGGTCTCAATAGTCACATCTCTGTCATACGTCGCTGCCGGAGACTCATCTTCATTGCGTGTGGGACGAGCTATCACAGTGCATTAGCA ACCCGTCAGCTTGTTGAGGAGTTGACTGAGTTGCCCGTGATGGTGGAGCTCTCCTCCGACTTCATGGACCGCACAACACCCATCTTTAGAGATGATGTCACTTTCTTCATCAGCCAGTCAG GTGAAACTGCAGACACACTGAATGCGATGCGTTACTGCAAGTCCAAAGGTGCCCTCGTTGTGGGTATAACCAATACTGTCGGGAGCACCATCAGTCGCGAGACTCATTGTGGTATCCATGTCAACGCTGGCCCTGAGATTGGAGTAGCAAGTACCAAG GCCTACACAAGTCAGTTTATAGCACTCGTCATGTTTGCTCTGGTTATGAGTGAGGACCGAGTTAGCATGCAGCCACGGAGGAGGCAAATCATGGACTGCTTGAAGATCATTCCAG ATCTGATCAGAGAGACTCTTTCCCTGGATTCTAAGATATCTGACCTGGCCAAGCAACTTTATGAGCAGAAGAGTCTGATTGTTATGGGCAGGGGCTACAACTATGCTACCTGTCTGGAGGGAGCTCTT AAAATAAAAGAGCTAACGTACATGCATTCTGAGGGAATACTCAGTGGTGAATTAAAGCATGGACCTCTGGCAATGATAGATAAACACATGCCTTGCATCATGGTCATCACCAAGGACAACACTTACAAG AAATGTTTGAACGCACTACAACAAGTGTCTGCTCGCTCT GGTCAGCCAATCATCATCTGCACCAAGTCAGACAGTGATCTGACAGGGAAGGGCTCGATCACAATGGAGGTCCCTCAGGTCGTTGACTGTCTACAGGGGGTGCTCACCGTCATACCATTGCAGCTGCTCTCCTACCATATTGCCACTCTCAAAGGATTTGAT GTGGACTGTCCTCGACACTTGGCTAAAAGTGTCACTGTAGAGTGA